From the Streptomyces sp. Tu 2975 genome, one window contains:
- the pheS gene encoding phenylalanine--tRNA ligase subunit alpha: protein MSAPNKSYDPVEVEALKPEEIERMRDEALAAFAAADSLEALAHAKSAHTSGTSPLSLANREIGALPPQAKAEAGKRVGQARAAVGRALATRQAELEAERDARVLVEEAVDVTLPHDRVPAGARHPLTTLSERIEDVFVAMGYEVAEGPQVEAEWFNFDALNIGPDHPARGEHDTFFVQDAEGGADSGVVLRTHTSPVQIRSLIDREPPVYVICPGRVYRTDELDATHTPVFHQVELLAVDEGLTMADLKGTLDHMVQALFGEGMKTRLRPNFFPFTEPSAEMDMVCYVCRGESVGNPDRPCRTCSSEGWIELGGCGMVNPKVLTACGVDPARYSGFAFGFGIERMLMFRHNVEDMRDMVEGDVRFTRPFGMEI from the coding sequence ATGTCCGCACCCAATAAGTCGTACGACCCTGTTGAGGTCGAGGCACTGAAACCGGAAGAGATCGAGCGCATGCGGGACGAGGCGCTCGCCGCCTTCGCCGCCGCAGACTCCCTCGAGGCGCTCGCCCACGCGAAGTCCGCGCACACCTCCGGCACCTCGCCGCTCTCCCTCGCCAACCGTGAGATCGGGGCCCTGCCGCCGCAGGCCAAGGCCGAGGCCGGCAAGCGCGTGGGCCAGGCCCGCGCCGCCGTCGGCCGCGCGCTCGCCACCCGCCAGGCGGAGCTCGAGGCCGAGCGCGACGCCCGGGTGCTCGTCGAGGAGGCCGTCGACGTCACGCTGCCGCACGACCGCGTCCCCGCCGGTGCCCGCCACCCCCTCACCACGCTCTCCGAGCGCATCGAGGACGTCTTCGTGGCCATGGGCTACGAGGTCGCTGAAGGCCCGCAGGTCGAGGCCGAGTGGTTCAACTTCGACGCGCTCAACATCGGCCCCGACCACCCGGCCCGCGGCGAGCACGACACCTTCTTCGTGCAGGACGCCGAGGGAGGCGCGGACTCCGGCGTCGTGCTGCGCACCCACACCTCGCCGGTGCAGATCCGCTCCCTGATCGACCGTGAGCCGCCGGTCTACGTGATCTGCCCCGGCCGCGTGTACCGCACCGACGAGCTGGACGCCACGCACACCCCCGTCTTCCACCAGGTCGAGCTGCTCGCCGTCGACGAGGGCCTGACCATGGCCGACCTCAAGGGCACCCTCGACCACATGGTCCAGGCACTGTTCGGCGAGGGCATGAAGACCCGGCTGCGGCCGAACTTCTTCCCCTTCACCGAGCCGTCCGCCGAGATGGACATGGTCTGCTACGTGTGCCGTGGCGAGTCCGTCGGCAACCCCGACCGGCCCTGCCGCACCTGCTCCAGCGAGGGCTGGATCGAGCTCGGCGGCTGCGGAATGGTCAACCCCAAGGTGCTCACGGCCTGCGGCGTCGACCCCGCCAGGTACAGCGGGTTCGCCTTCGGGTTCGGCATCGAGCGGATGCTGATGTTCCGCCACAACGTCGAAGACATGCGAGACATGGTCGAGGGCGACGTCCGGTTCACCCGGCCGTTCGGGATGGAGATCTGA
- the pheT gene encoding phenylalanine--tRNA ligase subunit beta — translation MRVPLSWLREYVDLPATETGRDVQAKLIAAGLEVETVEQLGAGLKGPLVVGQVLTIEELTEFKKPIRFCTVDVGQANGTGEPQEIVCGARNFSVGDKVVVVLPGAVLPGDFAIAARKTYGRTSHGMICSGDELGMGDDGSGGIIVLPPEHEVGTDAIKLLELVDEVLDIAVTPDRGYALSMRGVARETATAYGLPLRDPALLDVPGPNSYGYGVEVADPVGCDSFTARTVVGLEPEARSPIWLQRRLQKAGMRPISLAVDITNYVMLELGQPLHAYDRSRLDGPIGVRRAEPGEKLTTLDGTTRVLDAEDLVITDNRGPIGLAGVMGGANTEIADAAPDPETGRINGTTDVVIEAAHFDPVAIARTARRHKLSSEASKRFERGVDPQAAAAAAQRTVDLLVLLAGGTAEGGVTQVVAPSAPRTVAMPADHPDRVAGVTYGRETVVRRLQEVGCDVYGQDDLVVTVPSWRPDLAEPNDLAEEVIRLEGYENLPSTLPTPPSGRGLTARQRLHRRVGRALAGAGYVEAPNYPFIGEPVLDQLGLEADDARRRVVRLVNPLSDEEPALRTTLLPGLLGALRRNDGRGSHDLALFETGLVFRPTGEERQAVTPPVDRRPTDEEIASLNAALPRQPRRVAVVLAGAREQDGWWGKGRPADWADAIEAGRLVAREAGVELTIRADRHAPWHPGRCAALYATVDGEETLVGHAGELHPRVVKALHLPDRTCAMELELDVLEQASDGVVQAPRISTFPVATQDVALVVADDVPTADVESALRDGAGQLLESIRLFDVFTGEQIGEGRKSLAYALRFRAADRTLTVDEASAARDAAVSLATERTGAVLRGA, via the coding sequence ATGCGGGTCCCGCTTTCTTGGCTGCGGGAGTACGTCGACCTGCCGGCGACGGAGACCGGTCGTGACGTGCAGGCCAAGCTCATCGCCGCCGGGCTCGAGGTCGAGACCGTCGAGCAGCTCGGCGCCGGGCTCAAGGGCCCGCTCGTCGTCGGCCAGGTGCTGACCATCGAGGAACTGACGGAGTTCAAGAAGCCCATCCGCTTCTGCACCGTCGACGTCGGCCAGGCCAACGGCACCGGTGAGCCGCAGGAGATCGTCTGCGGCGCCCGTAACTTCTCCGTCGGCGACAAGGTCGTCGTGGTCCTCCCCGGCGCCGTGCTGCCCGGCGACTTCGCCATCGCCGCACGAAAGACGTACGGCCGGACGTCCCACGGCATGATCTGCTCCGGCGACGAGCTCGGCATGGGCGACGACGGCAGCGGCGGCATCATCGTGCTCCCGCCCGAGCACGAGGTCGGCACCGACGCGATCAAGCTCCTCGAGCTCGTCGACGAGGTCCTCGACATCGCCGTCACCCCCGACCGCGGCTACGCCCTGTCGATGCGCGGCGTCGCCCGTGAGACGGCCACCGCCTACGGCCTGCCGCTGCGCGACCCGGCGCTGCTCGACGTGCCCGGACCCAACTCGTACGGCTACGGCGTCGAGGTGGCCGACCCGGTCGGCTGCGACAGCTTCACCGCGCGCACCGTCGTCGGCCTCGAGCCGGAGGCCCGCTCCCCGATCTGGCTGCAGCGCCGGCTGCAGAAGGCCGGGATGCGCCCGATCTCGCTCGCCGTCGACATCACCAACTACGTGATGCTCGAGCTCGGCCAGCCGCTGCACGCCTACGACCGGTCCCGCCTCGACGGGCCGATCGGGGTGCGCCGCGCGGAGCCCGGCGAGAAGCTCACCACCCTCGACGGCACCACCCGCGTCCTCGATGCCGAGGACCTCGTCATCACCGACAACCGCGGGCCGATCGGTCTCGCGGGCGTCATGGGCGGCGCGAACACCGAGATCGCCGACGCGGCCCCCGACCCGGAGACCGGCCGGATCAACGGCACCACCGACGTCGTCATCGAGGCCGCGCACTTCGACCCGGTCGCCATCGCCCGCACCGCGCGGCGGCACAAGCTGTCCTCCGAGGCGTCCAAGCGCTTCGAGCGCGGTGTCGACCCGCAGGCCGCCGCCGCGGCCGCGCAGCGCACCGTCGACCTGCTGGTGCTCCTCGCCGGCGGCACGGCGGAGGGCGGCGTCACCCAGGTCGTCGCCCCCAGCGCCCCACGCACCGTCGCCATGCCGGCGGACCACCCCGACCGCGTCGCCGGCGTCACCTACGGCCGCGAGACCGTGGTGCGCCGCCTCCAGGAGGTCGGCTGCGACGTCTACGGGCAGGACGACCTCGTCGTCACCGTCCCCTCGTGGCGGCCCGACCTCGCCGAGCCGAACGACCTCGCCGAAGAGGTCATCCGGCTCGAGGGCTACGAGAACCTCCCCTCGACCCTGCCCACCCCGCCGTCCGGCCGCGGTCTCACCGCACGCCAGCGGCTGCACCGCCGGGTAGGCCGCGCGCTCGCCGGCGCCGGCTACGTCGAGGCGCCGAACTACCCCTTCATCGGCGAACCGGTTCTCGACCAGCTCGGCCTCGAGGCCGACGACGCCCGCCGCCGGGTCGTCAGGCTCGTCAACCCGCTCTCCGACGAGGAGCCGGCGCTGCGCACGACGCTCCTGCCCGGCCTCCTCGGCGCGCTGCGGCGCAACGACGGGCGCGGCAGCCACGACCTGGCGCTCTTCGAGACCGGCCTCGTCTTCCGTCCGACCGGCGAGGAGCGGCAGGCGGTGACGCCGCCGGTGGACCGCAGGCCCACCGACGAGGAGATCGCCTCGCTGAACGCGGCGCTGCCGCGTCAGCCGCGCCGTGTCGCCGTCGTCCTCGCGGGCGCCCGCGAGCAGGACGGCTGGTGGGGCAAAGGACGTCCGGCCGACTGGGCCGACGCGATCGAGGCCGGCCGCCTCGTCGCCCGCGAGGCGGGTGTCGAGCTGACGATCCGCGCCGACCGGCACGCGCCGTGGCACCCCGGTCGCTGCGCCGCGCTGTACGCGACGGTGGACGGCGAGGAGACCCTCGTCGGCCACGCGGGCGAACTGCACCCGCGCGTCGTCAAGGCACTGCACCTGCCGGACCGCACCTGCGCGATGGAGCTGGAGCTCGACGTGCTGGAGCAGGCGTCGGACGGTGTCGTCCAGGCACCGCGGATCTCCACCTTCCCGGTGGCCACGCAGGACGTCGCGCTCGTCGTCGCTGACGACGTGCCCACGGCCGACGTGGAATCGGCGCTGCGCGATGGCGCGGGCCAACTGCTGGAGTCCATCCGGCTGTTCGACGTCTTCACGGGCGAGCAGATCGGCGAGGGCCGCAAGTCGCTCGCGTACGCGCTGCGCTTCCGCGCGGCGGACCGCACGCTGACCGTCGACGAGGCGTCGGCCGCACGGGACGCGGCGGTGTCCCTGGCGACGGAACGCACGGGAGCGGTGTTGCGGGGCGCGTGA
- a CDS encoding DUF1326 domain-containing protein yields the protein MTEQATTGTRWHLTGDWFDVCKCAIPCPCTFAQPPTYGDCEGVLAWHIREGTFGDVRLDDLNVLMLGSFVGNAWARQHTDAYAAVFFDERADERQRAALQSIFGGEAGGWPAEFGEMFGPEMRGMEFAPIRIEIDEGLGAWRAEIPGRVTARAEALTGPTTPEGARVQVHNPPGAEVGPGQVATWGRATTDRADAYGFTWERSGKSSKHFPFDWSGPDEQSS from the coding sequence ATGACAGAACAGGCCACCACCGGTACGCGCTGGCACCTGACCGGCGACTGGTTCGACGTGTGCAAGTGCGCCATTCCGTGCCCCTGCACGTTCGCCCAGCCCCCTACGTACGGCGACTGCGAGGGCGTGCTGGCCTGGCACATCCGGGAAGGCACCTTCGGCGACGTGCGGCTGGACGATCTCAACGTGCTGATGCTCGGCTCCTTCGTCGGCAACGCATGGGCCCGCCAGCACACCGACGCGTACGCTGCGGTGTTCTTCGACGAGCGCGCCGACGAACGGCAGCGCGCCGCCCTTCAGAGCATCTTCGGCGGTGAGGCGGGCGGATGGCCCGCGGAGTTCGGTGAGATGTTCGGCCCCGAGATGCGGGGCATGGAGTTCGCTCCCATCCGGATCGAGATCGACGAGGGCCTGGGCGCCTGGCGCGCGGAGATCCCAGGGCGGGTCACGGCACGTGCCGAGGCGCTGACCGGGCCGACCACTCCGGAGGGCGCACGCGTGCAGGTGCACAACCCACCGGGCGCCGAGGTCGGTCCCGGCCAGGTCGCGACCTGGGGGCGGGCCACCACCGACCGCGCCGATGCCTACGGCTTCACCTGGGAGCGCTCAGGGAAGTCGAGCAAGCACTTTCCCTTCGACTGGAGCGGCCCCGACGAACAGTCCAGTTGA
- a CDS encoding DUF2182 domain-containing protein: MLHNRIASPSPAQSGNLLPRRDLAAAWILMVLLAGSAWVLTVARSRDMAMEPGTMGLELPLFLLLWVTMMVAMMFPSMAPVAITWARAIGRQSAGAARAARIAQFAGGYLIAWTAFGLVAYGALAATARLVDGSPEAGRWLGAAAFLLAGLYQFGPLKRVCLLHCRNPLSHLVRYARFRPWARDLRVGAHHGLYCVGCCWGLMIVLVPLGVMNVAAMAALAAVVFLEKLWRWGPWLTWAVGIAFLVLAALAPFQEWLLPGLRMSEPPM; this comes from the coding sequence ATGCTGCACAACCGCATTGCAAGCCCCTCGCCGGCACAGTCGGGCAACCTCCTGCCGCGGCGTGATCTCGCTGCCGCCTGGATCCTCATGGTCCTGCTCGCCGGATCGGCATGGGTACTCACCGTCGCCCGGTCCCGCGACATGGCCATGGAGCCGGGAACCATGGGTCTGGAGCTGCCGCTCTTCCTGCTGCTGTGGGTGACCATGATGGTCGCGATGATGTTCCCCTCCATGGCGCCGGTGGCGATCACCTGGGCGCGGGCGATCGGCCGGCAGTCGGCAGGCGCCGCCCGCGCTGCTCGGATCGCCCAGTTCGCCGGGGGCTATCTGATCGCCTGGACGGCCTTCGGTCTCGTCGCGTACGGGGCATTGGCGGCGACCGCGAGGCTGGTGGACGGCAGTCCCGAGGCAGGTCGCTGGCTGGGTGCCGCCGCGTTCCTGCTCGCGGGGCTGTACCAGTTCGGGCCGCTGAAGCGCGTTTGTCTGCTGCATTGCCGCAATCCGCTGTCGCACCTCGTCCGGTACGCGCGCTTCCGGCCGTGGGCCCGTGATCTGCGCGTGGGGGCGCATCACGGGCTCTACTGCGTGGGCTGCTGCTGGGGCCTGATGATCGTCCTCGTCCCGCTCGGCGTGATGAACGTGGCGGCCATGGCCGCCCTGGCGGCTGTCGTCTTCCTGGAGAAGCTGTGGCGGTGGGGCCCATGGCTCACGTGGGCGGTCGGCATCGCCTTCTTGGTCCTGGCCGCACTCGCACCCTTCCAGGAATGGCTGCTGCCCGGCCTCCGGATGTCCGAGCCCCCGATGTAG
- a CDS encoding transcriptional regulator: protein MQANTLLDALLEEAGFSHAGLAARVNRAGSARGLSLRYEHTAVARWLKGQRPRGRVPDLICEVLAERLRRAVTLDDVGLGVPDGSASPRSSSLSGFVERATALWRFDAQQRPRDAGAPAVTGTPAVMPVWEWENPPEDSDVSRDGRTRVDMADVQMLRSARAHYELMYRRAGGIATRSRVVGFLHAEAAPLLRGSYSDALGRQLHRAAGGLVAVAGICAYDSDAQGPAQRYFHQALRLAKASGDRGLGAYVIALLVNQSLFMSEHRQAVAFAEAALRTAGRQITPALAADLYAMQAKAYAHLGDGPGARRCIGRAESEAERIRPGHEPDETGYVQPGLVNVQVAEALLGLGELAAAREHAAAAVGTPAHDRGRVHRLAMLSQIELRQGEVDRAARTAAEMVERARGMESQRLRDRMRAVREHLAASGCAGAEEAAELIDGALRVPL from the coding sequence GTGCAGGCGAACACCCTTCTCGACGCCCTGCTCGAAGAGGCGGGCTTCTCCCACGCGGGCCTCGCCGCCCGCGTCAATCGGGCAGGCTCGGCCAGGGGGTTGTCGCTGCGCTACGAACACACCGCGGTGGCACGGTGGTTGAAAGGTCAGCGCCCCCGCGGCCGGGTTCCCGATCTGATCTGCGAGGTGCTCGCGGAGCGGCTGCGGCGCGCGGTCACTCTCGACGACGTCGGGCTCGGCGTACCGGACGGGTCCGCCTCGCCCCGGAGTTCGTCGCTGTCCGGGTTCGTGGAGCGGGCCACCGCCCTGTGGCGCTTCGACGCCCAGCAGCGGCCACGGGACGCCGGTGCGCCCGCGGTCACCGGCACTCCCGCGGTGATGCCGGTGTGGGAGTGGGAGAACCCGCCGGAGGACTCGGACGTCTCACGCGACGGGCGTACCCGCGTCGACATGGCCGACGTCCAGATGCTCAGATCCGCCCGCGCACACTACGAGTTGATGTACCGGCGGGCCGGCGGCATCGCGACCCGCTCGCGCGTCGTCGGCTTCCTCCACGCGGAGGCGGCGCCGCTCCTGCGCGGCTCGTACAGCGACGCGCTCGGCCGCCAACTGCACCGCGCCGCCGGGGGCCTGGTGGCGGTGGCCGGCATCTGCGCCTACGACTCCGACGCGCAGGGCCCGGCCCAGCGCTACTTCCATCAGGCGCTGCGGCTGGCCAAGGCGAGCGGTGACCGGGGGCTCGGCGCCTATGTGATCGCGCTGCTGGTCAACCAGTCGCTGTTCATGTCGGAGCACCGGCAGGCGGTCGCCTTCGCGGAGGCGGCGCTGCGGACGGCGGGCCGCCAGATCACTCCGGCGCTGGCGGCCGACCTGTACGCGATGCAGGCCAAGGCGTACGCGCACTTGGGGGACGGTCCGGGCGCCCGGCGCTGTATCGGGCGTGCCGAGTCGGAGGCGGAGCGGATCCGTCCCGGCCACGAGCCGGACGAGACCGGTTACGTCCAGCCGGGCCTCGTCAACGTCCAGGTGGCGGAGGCACTGCTCGGTCTCGGTGAGCTGGCGGCGGCGCGGGAGCACGCGGCTGCCGCCGTCGGCACGCCGGCGCACGACCGTGGCCGGGTGCACCGGCTCGCCATGCTCAGTCAGATCGAGCTGCGTCAGGGTGAGGTGGACCGTGCGGCGCGGACGGCGGCGGAGATGGTGGAACGTGCCCGGGGGATGGAGTCGCAGCGGCTGAGGGACCGGATGCGGGCGGTGCGCGAGCATCTGGCGGCGAGCGGCTGTGCCGGTGCGGAGGAGGCCGCCGAACTCATCGATGGGGCGCTCCGCGTTCCCCTCTGA
- a CDS encoding NUDIX domain-containing protein → MQWTNLSEQTVYENRWFRVNLADVELPDGRHLDHFLVRLRPVAVATVVNEANEVLMLWRHRFITDSWGWELAAGVVEDGEDVAAAAAREMEEETGWRPGTLQHLMTVEPSNGLTDARHHLYWAEDAAYTGFPEDDFESSRREWIPLKLVPDMIARGEVPAAAMAAGLLMLYHLRLG, encoded by the coding sequence GTGCAGTGGACAAACTTGAGCGAACAAACCGTGTACGAGAACCGGTGGTTCAGGGTCAACCTCGCGGATGTCGAGCTGCCCGACGGCCGGCACCTGGACCATTTCCTGGTCCGCCTCCGCCCGGTCGCCGTCGCGACCGTGGTCAACGAAGCCAACGAGGTGCTGATGCTGTGGCGGCACCGTTTCATCACCGACAGCTGGGGCTGGGAACTCGCCGCGGGCGTCGTCGAGGACGGCGAGGACGTGGCGGCAGCGGCGGCCAGGGAGATGGAGGAGGAGACCGGCTGGCGGCCCGGCACCCTCCAGCACCTGATGACCGTGGAGCCGTCCAACGGCCTCACCGACGCCCGCCATCACCTCTACTGGGCCGAGGACGCCGCCTACACGGGGTTCCCGGAGGACGACTTCGAGTCTTCGCGCCGCGAGTGGATACCGCTGAAGCTGGTGCCCGACATGATCGCCCGGGGCGAGGTCCCGGCCGCCGCGATGGCGGCCGGGCTGCTGATGCTGTACCACCTGCGGCTCGGCTGA
- a CDS encoding 3-hydroxybutyryl-CoA dehydrogenase, with translation MADIARVGVVGCGQMGAGIAEVCARSGLEVKVAETTGEALEIGRTRLFNSLSKAAERGKITDEERDTTLERLSFTTDLGEFADRDLVIEAVVENEQVKTEIFQVLDQVVTRQDAILASNTSSIPLVKLAVATSRPDQVIGIHFFNPAPVQRLVELIPALTTSEETIKRSEAVVQQVLDKHPIRAQDRSGFVVNALLIPYLLSAIRMFESGIASREDIDNGMEMGCAHPMGPLKLSDLIGLDTVASVADSMYAEYKEPLYAAPPLLQRMVDAGRLGRKTGSGFYTY, from the coding sequence ATGGCCGACATTGCACGCGTCGGAGTGGTGGGTTGCGGCCAGATGGGCGCGGGCATCGCGGAGGTGTGCGCCCGCAGCGGCCTCGAGGTGAAGGTGGCCGAGACCACGGGCGAGGCCCTGGAGATCGGTCGCACCCGGTTGTTCAACTCCCTGTCCAAGGCCGCCGAACGCGGCAAGATCACGGACGAGGAGCGGGACACCACCCTGGAGAGGCTGAGCTTCACGACCGACCTCGGGGAGTTCGCCGACCGCGACCTCGTCATCGAGGCCGTGGTGGAGAACGAGCAGGTCAAGACGGAGATCTTCCAGGTGCTGGACCAGGTGGTGACGCGGCAGGACGCGATCCTCGCCTCCAACACCTCCTCGATCCCGCTGGTGAAGCTGGCCGTCGCGACCTCGCGTCCGGACCAGGTCATCGGCATCCACTTCTTCAATCCGGCCCCGGTGCAGCGGCTCGTCGAGCTGATCCCGGCGCTGACCACCTCCGAGGAGACCATCAAGCGCTCGGAGGCCGTGGTGCAGCAGGTGCTGGACAAGCACCCGATCCGCGCCCAGGACCGCTCGGGCTTCGTGGTCAACGCGCTGCTCATCCCGTACCTCCTCTCGGCGATCCGGATGTTCGAGTCGGGCATCGCGTCGCGTGAGGACATCGACAACGGCATGGAGATGGGCTGCGCCCACCCCATGGGCCCGCTGAAGCTGTCCGACCTGATCGGCCTCGACACCGTGGCCTCGGTCGCCGACAGCATGTACGCGGAGTACAAGGAGCCGCTGTACGCCGCTCCCCCGCTGCTCCAGCGGATGGTGGACGCGGGCCGGCTCGGCCGCAAGACGGGCTCGGGCTTCTACACCTACTGA
- a CDS encoding family 10 glycosylhydrolase — protein sequence MGRIGRRGFVATAAGVLAAFATAGDAAARVPSEAASRGRGRGRRTGREFRGMWLATVGNRDWPSRPGLTADRQRAELLAYFDTAVERRLNAVVLQVRPTADALWPSPHEPWSQCLTGVQGQDPGWDPLGTAVREAHRRGLELHAWFNPYRVAGHTDPSRLVETHPARLHPDWVIAYGGKLYYDPGIPEVRRFVEDAMMDAVVRYDIDAVHFDDYFYPYPVPDQVFDDDATFARYGDGFPDKAAWRRDNINRLVLEMAARIKAAKKHVRFGISPFGVWRNATTDPLGSRTAAGVQTYDDLHADTRRWVREGWIDYVVPQVYWNMGFPPADYEALVPWWAEVANGTGVDLFIGEALYKVGMAGQPEAWHDPAELSRHLTYAKRYPAVGGHCYFSAMEVVADPIGAMTRVVADHYPTRVRPPA from the coding sequence ATGGGGCGAATCGGTAGAAGAGGGTTCGTGGCGACGGCGGCTGGGGTGCTCGCCGCTTTCGCGACGGCGGGTGACGCGGCGGCCCGTGTCCCGTCCGAGGCGGCGTCCCGGGGGCGCGGGCGTGGCCGCCGGACCGGGCGCGAGTTCCGTGGGATGTGGCTCGCCACCGTGGGCAACCGCGACTGGCCCTCCCGGCCCGGCCTCACCGCCGACCGGCAGCGCGCGGAACTGCTCGCCTACTTCGACACCGCCGTGGAGCGCCGCCTGAACGCCGTGGTCCTCCAGGTGCGGCCCACGGCGGACGCGCTGTGGCCGTCGCCGCACGAGCCGTGGAGCCAGTGTCTGACCGGGGTCCAGGGCCAGGACCCGGGCTGGGACCCGCTCGGCACGGCCGTGCGGGAGGCCCACCGGCGGGGGCTGGAGCTGCATGCCTGGTTCAATCCATACCGGGTGGCCGGCCACACCGACCCGTCCCGTCTCGTCGAGACCCACCCGGCCCGGCTGCACCCGGACTGGGTCATCGCGTACGGCGGGAAGCTCTACTACGACCCGGGCATCCCGGAGGTCCGGCGCTTCGTCGAGGACGCGATGATGGACGCGGTGGTCCGGTACGACATCGACGCCGTCCACTTCGACGACTACTTCTACCCGTATCCGGTCCCCGACCAGGTCTTCGACGACGACGCGACCTTCGCCCGGTACGGCGACGGGTTCCCCGACAAGGCCGCCTGGCGGCGCGACAACATCAACCGGCTGGTGCTGGAGATGGCGGCCCGGATCAAGGCCGCCAAGAAGCACGTCCGCTTCGGGATCAGCCCCTTCGGCGTGTGGCGCAACGCCACCACGGACCCTTTGGGGTCCCGTACGGCGGCCGGGGTGCAGACATACGACGACCTGCACGCGGACACCCGCCGCTGGGTGAGGGAGGGCTGGATCGACTATGTCGTCCCCCAGGTCTACTGGAACATGGGCTTCCCGCCCGCGGACTACGAGGCGCTCGTGCCCTGGTGGGCGGAGGTCGCGAACGGCACCGGCGTCGACCTCTTCATCGGGGAGGCCCTGTACAAGGTGGGTATGGCGGGACAGCCGGAGGCCTGGCACGACCCGGCCGAGCTCTCGCGGCATCTGACGTACGCGAAGAGGTACCCGGCGGTCGGCGGTCACTGCTACTTCTCGGCGATGGAGGTCGTGGCGGACCCGATCGGGGCGATGACCAGGGTGGTGGCCGACCACTACCCGACCAGGGTCCGGCCGCCGGCCTGA
- a CDS encoding DUF1918 domain-containing protein encodes MQANVGDTLLVHGRTVGQHDKVAEVVEVLGSEGNPPFRVRFEDGHEALMSPGPDTVVRHHEKT; translated from the coding sequence ATGCAAGCGAACGTGGGCGACACGCTGCTGGTGCACGGCAGGACCGTGGGACAGCACGACAAGGTCGCCGAAGTCGTCGAGGTGCTGGGGTCCGAAGGCAATCCGCCGTTCCGCGTCCGCTTCGAGGACGGGCACGAAGCACTGATGTCCCCCGGACCCGACACCGTCGTCAGGCACCACGAGAAGACCTGA
- a CDS encoding DMT family transporter, whose translation MTAQDSATDSTSIAVSNGTLLAALGVVAFSLTFPSTVWGLEGFGPWSLVAVRSALAATIAGTFLLALRVPLPDRRHWASLATVAAGVVVGFPLLTTLALQTSTSSHAAVVVGLLPLTTAAFAALRTGRRPSRTFWAAALAGAAVVIAFTVQQSGGALHTGDLYLFGALLVCAAGYTEGGRLARQMPGWQVIGWALILCLPVAVAGSAVALAYEPVHLGVRGVIGLVWVAAGSTFFGLYVWYRGMAGIGIARASQLQLAQPLLTLVWSVLLLGEELSPAAPLAAVAVLVCIAVTQRSRT comes from the coding sequence ATGACAGCACAGGATAGCGCTACCGACTCCACCTCGATAGCGGTCAGCAACGGCACACTTCTCGCCGCGCTGGGCGTGGTCGCCTTCTCCCTGACGTTCCCGTCCACGGTCTGGGGGCTCGAGGGCTTCGGCCCCTGGTCGCTGGTGGCCGTGCGCAGCGCTCTCGCCGCGACCATCGCGGGCACGTTCCTGCTGGCCCTCCGCGTCCCGCTGCCGGACCGCCGCCACTGGGCGTCTCTGGCGACGGTCGCCGCCGGCGTGGTGGTGGGATTCCCGTTGCTGACGACGCTCGCGCTGCAGACGTCGACCTCCTCGCACGCCGCCGTGGTGGTCGGCCTGCTGCCCCTGACCACCGCCGCGTTCGCCGCCCTGCGTACGGGCCGCCGGCCGTCCCGTACGTTCTGGGCCGCGGCCCTCGCGGGCGCTGCGGTCGTGATCGCGTTCACGGTGCAGCAGAGCGGCGGTGCGCTGCACACCGGCGACCTGTATCTGTTCGGCGCGCTGCTGGTCTGCGCGGCGGGCTACACGGAGGGCGGCCGGCTCGCGCGGCAGATGCCGGGCTGGCAGGTGATCGGCTGGGCCCTGATCCTCTGCCTGCCGGTCGCGGTCGCCGGTTCCGCCGTGGCCCTGGCGTACGAGCCGGTACACCTCGGTGTGCGCGGAGTGATCGGGCTGGTCTGGGTGGCCGCCGGATCCACGTTCTTCGGGCTGTACGTCTGGTACCGCGGAATGGCCGGCATCGGGATCGCCAGGGCCAGTCAGCTCCAGCTGGCCCAGCCGCTGCTGACGCTCGTCTGGTCGGTGCTGCTGCTCGGTGAGGAGCTCTCCCCCGCGGCGCCGCTCGCCGCCGTGGCCGTGCTGGTGTGCATCGCGGTCACCCAGCGCTCGCGCACCTGA